Proteins found in one Terribacillus sp. DMT04 genomic segment:
- a CDS encoding DUF3885 domain-containing protein: MQELESYLEKNFKGFDITDSFIDYLQTLHIELEDGHYQLDEYEETNPLYFNAVYTSAKQILHDLIGDQDELFFVFQTIKERDHRFKRVSLIDKFTNDRVLSSKLKFSKINRDNNEIHQIYISCKKSDLKIEYLIRAICNQDFPNLEPRLKRYYGRAPEIFIINKTTDCILHFYDDRGCFILTRSDEKFEQYKDKYKKMILEE, translated from the coding sequence GTGCAAGAACTAGAATCTTATTTAGAAAAAAATTTTAAAGGATTTGATATAACAGATTCTTTTATCGATTATCTTCAAACGTTGCATATAGAATTAGAAGATGGACACTATCAATTGGATGAATATGAAGAAACTAATCCCTTGTACTTCAATGCAGTTTATACTTCTGCCAAACAAATTCTACATGATCTGATAGGTGATCAAGATGAGTTATTCTTTGTCTTTCAAACTATTAAAGAGCGTGACCATAGATTTAAGAGAGTTTCCTTAATAGATAAATTTACAAACGATAGGGTACTTTCCAGCAAACTTAAATTCAGTAAAATTAATCGTGATAACAATGAAATACATCAGATATATATAAGTTGTAAAAAGAGTGATTTAAAAATAGAATATTTAATCCGAGCGATTTGTAATCAAGATTTTCCTAATCTAGAGCCCAGGTTAAAAAGGTATTATGGTAGGGCTCCGGAGATTTTCATTATTAATAAAACAACTGATTGTATTCTTCATTTTTATGATGACAGAGGCTGTTTTATATTAACTAGAAGCGATGAAAAGTTTGAGCAATATAAAGATAAATACAAGAAGATGATTCTTGAAGAGTAA
- a CDS encoding GntR family transcriptional regulator has protein sequence MQTKYAIVKQAIKSKILDGTYEPHAKIPSESVMMKQFDVSRHTVRLAIGELVNEGWLYREQGAGTFCADRSKHQLQQNGMQNKNIAIVTTYISDYIFPSIIRGAEAFLSEHGYNVSLFNTDNNHEKEREYLERIITTGFDGAIIEPTKSASANPNINYYLNLERLQIPYIMINAYYDALEPFRVLVDDERGAFLQTEHLIQQGHRDIVGFFKTDDMQGTLRMKGYLKAHRENKVPINPKHIVTYKTEEKQHKPIHELEVLLDQADAKPTGLVCYNDELAIKLLDVLRARDMKVPQDMSIIGFDNSNLAELSEVKLTSVEHPKAELGRAAGKLIIDLIESKHGKGSGKTIDSVVFPTELVTRHSTQTIGVNRLEKI, from the coding sequence ATGCAGACAAAGTATGCAATTGTAAAACAAGCAATCAAGTCTAAAATTCTCGATGGTACGTATGAGCCGCACGCGAAAATTCCATCCGAGAGTGTCATGATGAAGCAGTTCGATGTTAGCCGTCATACAGTGCGGCTGGCAATTGGTGAGCTGGTGAATGAAGGCTGGCTTTACCGTGAACAAGGTGCAGGTACTTTTTGTGCGGATCGTTCCAAGCATCAGCTGCAGCAAAACGGTATGCAGAATAAAAATATCGCTATTGTAACTACTTACATTTCTGATTATATCTTTCCCTCAATTATTCGTGGAGCAGAAGCCTTTTTAAGTGAACATGGTTATAATGTGAGCTTATTTAATACAGACAACAACCATGAAAAGGAACGGGAATACTTGGAGCGGATTATTACGACAGGATTTGACGGAGCAATTATTGAGCCGACGAAAAGTGCTTCTGCCAATCCAAACATCAATTATTATTTGAATTTAGAGCGACTTCAAATTCCCTACATCATGATTAATGCTTACTATGATGCCCTGGAGCCTTTTCGGGTGCTTGTGGACGACGAACGTGGTGCGTTCTTGCAAACCGAACATCTAATTCAGCAAGGACATCGTGATATTGTTGGTTTCTTCAAGACCGATGATATGCAAGGAACACTTCGGATGAAAGGATATTTAAAGGCGCATCGCGAAAATAAAGTACCAATTAATCCTAAACATATTGTCACGTACAAAACAGAAGAGAAGCAACACAAGCCAATACACGAGCTGGAAGTGCTGCTTGATCAAGCAGATGCAAAGCCGACAGGACTAGTTTGCTACAATGATGAGCTCGCAATCAAGTTGCTCGATGTACTGCGCGCCCGAGATATGAAGGTCCCGCAAGATATGTCGATTATTGGATTCGATAATTCTAACTTAGCTGAGTTATCAGAAGTGAAACTTACTTCTGTTGAGCATCCAAAAGCTGAACTTGGCCGAGCAGCGGGCAAGCTGATTATAGATTTGATTGAAAGCAAGCATGGCAAGGGCTCAGGAAAGACGATTGATAGTGTTGTATTTCCGACAGAGCTGGTAACGAGGCATTCAACACAAACGATAGGTGTAAATAGATTAGAAAAGATATAG
- a CDS encoding ABC transporter substrate-binding protein, with translation MKKVLKTLMIGLMVVVLVACSKGSGGGGSEADETEVVGADLEGATELTYWTFVGQHMDLFKESAERWNKEFPDRPIKLTAETYPFDQMHNNLLLSLQSGKGAPDIADIELSKFPNFMQGKPQLESMNEYVEPVLEDSVSARFELYAKDGDYYGIPTHVGATVMYYNTEIMDQAGVDIDSIQTWDDFVDAGKQVTEKTDAVMWNVGTADFLMDLWPMVSQQDSDFFDAEGNLTLDNETNIDTLQFLYDTVYTDKIAELTPGGNNQSEDFYKYYTEGKSAAILAPLWYMGRFLDNMPEMEGKIAIKPLPAWEEGGKRSAGMGGTGTAVTNQSESTDLAKEFLAYTKISEEGSINLWKVLGFDPPRWDVWESDAVKEDNKYYQFFGDGIFDMLLEVKDEINTLNITENTPDVSTEYNTIIADSVLRQKNKTPEEAMQEAADKIESTMKK, from the coding sequence ATGAAGAAAGTTCTAAAAACGCTGATGATTGGTCTCATGGTTGTCGTATTAGTTGCTTGCAGCAAAGGCAGCGGCGGTGGAGGCAGTGAAGCAGATGAAACAGAAGTTGTTGGTGCAGATTTAGAGGGTGCTACAGAATTGACTTATTGGACATTTGTTGGGCAGCATATGGATTTGTTTAAAGAATCGGCAGAACGCTGGAATAAAGAATTTCCGGACCGACCGATCAAGCTTACAGCAGAAACATATCCATTTGATCAAATGCACAACAACTTGCTTCTAAGCTTGCAGTCTGGTAAAGGTGCACCAGATATTGCAGATATTGAATTGAGTAAGTTTCCAAACTTTATGCAAGGTAAACCACAGTTGGAATCGATGAATGAATATGTGGAGCCTGTATTGGAAGATTCCGTCTCAGCTCGTTTTGAATTGTATGCAAAAGACGGAGACTATTATGGAATACCAACACATGTAGGTGCTACGGTCATGTATTATAATACAGAAATCATGGACCAAGCCGGCGTTGATATTGATTCTATCCAGACATGGGATGATTTTGTAGATGCTGGCAAACAAGTAACAGAAAAGACAGATGCAGTCATGTGGAATGTTGGAACTGCCGACTTCCTAATGGATCTTTGGCCGATGGTCTCTCAGCAGGATTCCGATTTCTTTGATGCAGAAGGAAATTTAACACTCGATAACGAAACAAACATAGATACATTGCAATTCCTTTATGACACCGTTTATACAGATAAAATTGCAGAGCTTACTCCTGGCGGAAACAACCAGTCAGAAGATTTTTATAAGTATTACACAGAAGGTAAATCTGCTGCCATTTTAGCTCCGCTTTGGTATATGGGACGTTTCCTTGATAATATGCCGGAGATGGAAGGGAAGATTGCGATTAAACCACTTCCTGCGTGGGAAGAAGGTGGCAAGCGTTCAGCTGGTATGGGCGGAACAGGCACAGCGGTAACAAACCAGTCCGAAAGTACAGATCTGGCTAAAGAATTCCTTGCGTATACGAAGATTTCAGAAGAGGGAAGTATTAACTTGTGGAAGGTTCTTGGATTTGACCCGCCTCGCTGGGATGTATGGGAAAGCGATGCAGTCAAAGAAGATAACAAATACTATCAGTTCTTTGGTGATGGCATCTTCGACATGTTATTGGAAGTAAAAGATGAGATCAACACGCTTAATATTACGGAAAATACACCAGACGTCTCCACTGAATATAACACGATCATTGCCGATTCTGTGTTAAGACAGAAGAATAAAACACCAGAAGAAGCAATGCAAGAAGCTGCTGATAAGATTGAGAGCACCATGAAGAAATAA
- a CDS encoding alpha-N-arabinofuranosidase, translating to MANKLQATMVLDKSYQISEVDQRIYGSFIEHLGRAVYGGIYEPGHPEADEQGFRRDVIDLVKELQVPIVRYPGGNMVSAYNWEDGVGPKEERPRRLELAWRTIETNEMGTNEFVDWAKKAGADVMMAVNLGTRGIDAARNLIEYTNHPSGTYWSDLRRAHGYEQPHQIKTWCLGNEMDGPWQVGQKTAAEYGKIAKETGKAMKLVDPTIELVACGSSNTDMPTFPEYEATTLDIAYEEVDFISLHQYYGNTSNDPANYLAKNMDMDHFIKTVTATCDYIKAKHRSKKTINLSFDEWNVWYHSREHDEKLEPWTVAPPQLEDVYNFEDALLVGSMLITMLRHADRVKMACMAQLVNVIAPIMTENNGQSWKQTIYYPYLHASVYGRGVSLQPILSSPKYDSKDFTDVPFIDCAAVYDEQGEGLTIFLVNKHLEDTIPLEVDVRSFEGYTIKEHIVLEHHDLKAANTKDTARVTPHTNGDSSLADGKLHAQLHHTSWNVIRLHKTKAN from the coding sequence ATGGCAAATAAGCTGCAAGCGACAATGGTGCTGGATAAGAGTTATCAAATCAGCGAGGTCGATCAACGTATTTACGGTTCGTTTATTGAACATCTTGGAAGAGCAGTATATGGCGGAATTTATGAACCAGGCCACCCGGAAGCGGATGAACAAGGTTTTCGAAGAGATGTAATAGATCTGGTCAAGGAACTGCAAGTACCAATTGTTCGTTACCCTGGCGGTAATATGGTGTCTGCTTATAACTGGGAAGATGGCGTCGGACCAAAAGAAGAGCGGCCGAGACGGCTTGAGCTGGCGTGGCGCACAATTGAAACAAATGAAATGGGAACGAATGAATTTGTTGATTGGGCGAAAAAGGCAGGAGCAGACGTAATGATGGCAGTAAATCTTGGTACGAGAGGTATTGATGCTGCACGTAACTTGATTGAGTATACCAATCATCCAAGCGGCACCTACTGGAGCGATTTACGAAGAGCGCATGGCTATGAACAGCCGCATCAAATTAAGACTTGGTGCTTAGGTAATGAAATGGACGGTCCATGGCAGGTAGGGCAGAAAACAGCTGCCGAATATGGAAAGATTGCAAAAGAAACAGGCAAAGCAATGAAACTTGTTGATCCAACAATTGAGCTTGTGGCATGCGGCAGCTCCAATACCGATATGCCGACATTCCCGGAATATGAAGCCACAACACTTGATATCGCTTACGAAGAAGTTGATTTTATTTCACTTCATCAATATTATGGCAACACTTCCAACGATCCTGCTAATTACTTGGCAAAGAACATGGACATGGATCATTTCATTAAAACCGTAACCGCGACTTGTGACTATATCAAAGCAAAACATCGCAGCAAGAAGACGATCAACTTAAGCTTTGACGAATGGAATGTTTGGTATCACTCCAGAGAGCATGATGAAAAGCTGGAGCCATGGACAGTAGCGCCGCCGCAGCTAGAGGATGTATACAATTTCGAGGACGCCTTGCTGGTAGGAAGTATGTTGATTACGATGCTTCGCCATGCAGACCGCGTGAAGATGGCGTGTATGGCGCAACTGGTAAATGTTATTGCGCCGATTATGACCGAAAATAACGGCCAATCTTGGAAACAGACAATCTATTATCCGTACTTGCACGCATCTGTATATGGCCGAGGGGTAAGCTTACAGCCAATCCTTTCCTCTCCAAAATACGACAGCAAAGATTTCACAGATGTACCGTTTATCGATTGTGCAGCTGTGTACGATGAGCAAGGAGAGGGGTTAACCATTTTCCTTGTTAATAAACATTTAGAAGACACAATTCCGCTTGAGGTGGATGTACGTAGCTTCGAAGGCTATACAATCAAAGAACATATTGTACTAGAGCATCATGACTTGAAAGCTGCTAACACAAAAGATACAGCACGTGTGACCCCGCACACAAACGGTGATTCCAGCTTGGCAGATGGGAAATTACATGCGCAGCTGCATCATACTTCTTGGAATGTCATTCGGCTGCATAAAACAAAAGCTAATTAA
- a CDS encoding carbohydrate ABC transporter permease, translated as MNTVTNPVTPVPARKKQNKLIRFLNSKKVVPFVFISPFVLSLLLFTVYPAIQGVMMSFQSVLPGQVEFIGMSNYERVFNPTFYRAVSNTTLYVILTVLILTIIPMVLAVILNSKHVRFRNIFRASLFIPALTSTIVGGMIFRFMFSEQESAVANQFIGFFGFDSVKWMFSPWAAILLMVLLASWRWIGVNILYFLAALQNVPDEMYEAAQIDGATRMQRFRFITMPMLKPIIVFVSTITIINGFRMFEESYVFWAVGSPGNIGLSIAAYIYQQGIQQNDMGFGAALGVVLMLIIFVISIIYLIATGTFKKEGR; from the coding sequence GTGAACACAGTTACTAATCCGGTGACACCGGTACCAGCTCGGAAAAAACAAAACAAGCTCATTCGGTTTCTAAATTCTAAAAAAGTAGTGCCTTTTGTTTTCATTTCTCCATTTGTTTTATCGCTGCTACTGTTTACCGTTTATCCAGCGATTCAAGGTGTGATGATGAGTTTTCAAAGCGTGCTGCCAGGACAAGTGGAATTCATTGGGATGAGCAACTATGAACGAGTATTTAATCCGACATTCTACCGAGCTGTATCAAATACGACGCTTTACGTGATTCTCACGGTATTAATATTGACCATCATTCCGATGGTTCTCGCCGTTATACTGAACTCGAAACATGTGCGTTTCCGAAATATTTTCCGAGCATCGCTGTTTATTCCTGCCCTCACATCAACAATCGTCGGCGGGATGATCTTCCGCTTCATGTTCAGTGAACAAGAGAGTGCAGTGGCAAACCAGTTTATCGGATTTTTCGGTTTTGATTCCGTAAAATGGATGTTTTCACCATGGGCGGCAATCCTGCTCATGGTACTTCTAGCCAGCTGGCGTTGGATAGGTGTAAATATACTGTACTTCCTGGCCGCTTTGCAAAATGTGCCGGATGAAATGTATGAAGCAGCACAAATTGATGGTGCTACAAGAATGCAGCGTTTTCGCTTTATTACGATGCCAATGCTGAAGCCAATCATTGTATTCGTTAGCACGATTACGATTATTAATGGTTTCCGAATGTTTGAAGAAAGCTATGTATTCTGGGCTGTCGGTTCACCAGGTAACATTGGTCTTTCGATTGCTGCTTATATTTATCAGCAAGGTATCCAGCAAAATGACATGGGCTTTGGTGCTGCATTAGGTGTTGTGCTCATGCTTATCATCTTCGTCATCAGTATTATCTACTTGATTGCGACAGGAACATTTAAGAAGGAGGGCAGATGA
- a CDS encoding carbohydrate ABC transporter permease, whose product MKKNNSKLFSIIATIVIAIVSLIALFPIISMVLSSFIPSSSLMRNGISFSFPWSELTLSNYTYIFTQSAEYWTWYGNSLWISALMIVLSLFFSSMVGYALAMYDFKGSNIFFVAVVFILMVPFEILMLPLFQLMIDMMLVDTYLGVILPGVVAPVAVFFFRQYALGLPKELMDAARIDGSTEYGIFFKIMLPLMGPSLAAMAILQGLGSWNNFLWPLLVLRSNDMFTLPLGLATLLTPYGNNYDILIAGSVMTIIPIVILFLFFQRYFISGLTVGGVKG is encoded by the coding sequence ATGAAAAAGAATAACAGCAAACTATTCAGCATCATTGCCACTATTGTCATAGCCATTGTCAGCTTGATTGCGCTTTTCCCGATTATCAGTATGGTGCTGTCTTCGTTTATCCCGTCTTCTTCCTTAATGCGGAATGGGATTTCATTCAGTTTTCCTTGGAGTGAATTAACACTCAGTAACTACACGTACATCTTTACCCAGTCAGCAGAATATTGGACTTGGTATGGCAACAGTTTATGGATTTCAGCGCTCATGATCGTACTGTCCCTATTCTTTTCTTCTATGGTCGGCTATGCGCTGGCGATGTACGACTTTAAAGGCAGCAACATTTTCTTCGTTGCTGTAGTATTTATCCTTATGGTGCCATTTGAGATTCTTATGTTGCCGCTCTTCCAGCTAATGATTGATATGATGCTCGTTGATACGTATCTGGGTGTTATCCTGCCGGGTGTGGTGGCACCTGTAGCTGTGTTCTTCTTCCGGCAATATGCACTTGGCTTGCCGAAAGAATTAATGGACGCAGCTCGGATTGATGGATCTACCGAATACGGCATCTTCTTTAAAATCATGCTGCCGTTAATGGGACCGTCACTGGCGGCAATGGCTATATTGCAAGGGCTGGGCAGCTGGAATAACTTCTTATGGCCGCTTTTGGTACTCCGTTCTAATGATATGTTCACTTTGCCGCTTGGACTCGCAACACTGCTGACACCATACGGCAATAACTATGACATCCTGATTGCTGGATCAGTTATGACGATTATTCCAATCGTTATCCTGTTCTTATTCTTCCAGCGTTACTTTATTTCTGGTTTGACTGTCGGCGGTGTGAAGGGCTGA
- a CDS encoding YesL family protein, giving the protein MLKKAMKNLDKTLLWITRFAYLNSLFLFYSILGLFIAGVAPATAAALQVSRKLLNGEEVKLHPAFRQAYKEEFWAANKLGWLLAAAGCILYINFLLIRQADGQLFFLVPFLFYVLILFYVTVVIWSFPLLAQYKAGTFQIVKNAFIIGLTRFHMTLSIGVLLFAVLYHSIGLPVLLLFFCFSFSAFGWMWLSLKVFSTMKQQKQLAS; this is encoded by the coding sequence ATGCTGAAAAAAGCGATGAAAAACTTGGATAAAACGCTCTTATGGATTACGCGTTTTGCCTACTTGAATAGCTTGTTTTTGTTTTATAGTATTTTAGGTTTGTTTATTGCTGGTGTGGCACCGGCAACAGCAGCTGCTTTACAGGTTTCTCGAAAACTATTGAACGGGGAGGAAGTAAAGCTTCATCCAGCATTCCGTCAAGCTTACAAAGAAGAGTTCTGGGCAGCGAACAAGCTCGGATGGCTGCTGGCCGCAGCAGGGTGCATTCTATATATCAACTTTCTGCTTATTAGGCAGGCGGATGGACAATTGTTCTTCCTCGTTCCTTTCCTTTTCTACGTCCTCATTTTGTTTTATGTAACAGTTGTCATCTGGAGCTTTCCGCTGTTGGCGCAATATAAGGCAGGAACTTTCCAGATAGTGAAGAATGCATTCATTATTGGCCTGACGAGATTTCATATGACACTCTCGATCGGAGTGCTTTTATTTGCGGTTCTGTATCACTCCATCGGCTTGCCGGTGCTGCTGCTGTTCTTTTGTTTCAGCTTCAGTGCCTTTGGATGGATGTGGCTGAGTCTGAAAGTATTCAGCACGATGAAACAGCAAAAACAATTAGCGAGCTAA